A stretch of DNA from Brevibacterium sp. CBA3109:
CGCTTCTGTGGCCCGGTCGACGGCGGTCTGCGACAGGTCGATGCCGGTGGCTTCCCAGCCGTGCTCGGCCAGCCAGATGACATCTGCGCCCTCACCGCAGCCGACGTCGAGGACGCGGCCGGGGGTGAGGCCAGAGACCGCGGCGACGAGCGCCTCGTTCGGGTTGCCCGACCAGATCGGATCGCTTCCGGCGTACCGCTCCTCCCAGGCCGCAACGGAGTCAGGGACTCCCGCATTCGCGGCCTGCTGGGGTTCGGTCACTGCTCCGTTCCGGGCTCGGCCGAAACCTCGGTTGCTTCTGAGGCCACGGCGTCATCCGAGCCCTCGGCTGCATCGACTCCGGCTTCCTGCTTGGCCAGTTCCTCGCGGACCTCGTTCATGTCGAGTTCCTTGACGGCATTGATGACCTGCTCAAGCTGAGGCGCGGCAAGCGCACCCGGCTGAGCGAAGACGACGATGCCCTCACGGAAGGCAACGAGCGTCGGGATCGAGGAGATCGCGAAGAGTCCCGCA
This window harbors:
- the trxA gene encoding thioredoxin translates to MSTIEITKDNFESTITDSSILLLDFWADWCGPCKQFAPVYEEASEQYSDVVFGKVDTEAQQELAGLFAISSIPTLVAFREGIVVFAQPGALAAPQLEQVINAVKELDMNEVREELAKQEAGVDAAEGSDDAVASEATEVSAEPGTEQ